GCCTCGATCTTGTACACCATGTCCTCGCCGTACCCCACCGCCTCCCCGAACTCGGCAGCCCGCATCCCCACCGCTTCCCGCCGCAGCTTCAGCTGTCGCCCAACGGTCGCGATGACGGCCAGTCCCCAGTCGTCATCCGGGTCCACCTCCCAACCCGGTTCATCCGCCTCGGTCTTGAGCCGCCTTACCTCACCGTTCACCGACATCCCGTGCCCCTCCGCTCGTACGGCCTTACCGACCCGCCTTCGTACCCGTACGGCCCGTCCCGACAAGCCCGGACACCACTGGACAAGCCGCGGGCAGTCACCGTACGCAACGGCGTCGTTACTGTTCACGGTAAGCGCACTCCGCCACGCTGAGTGACGTGAATCAAGAAACCACCACCCCCGAGGTTCAACCCGACACACCAGTCCGCGATTTCAAAGTCACCGAACTCGGGGTGACCGCCTCCCTCAGCTGCAACACCCGCACCCCAATGCGAGGCCGGCCGAGGCCTCCCGCCCGCAGCGGACCCTCACCGGTTCCCGCCGGGGCGGGAGAGCCGTGCCCCTGCATGGCCGAAACGCATACGCACCGTTGAACGCGCCTGAGAAGCCCCAGAAGATGGTCATGAGCGCCCTGCCTCACCGGTTCACGGGGGTCCGGGACGAATGACACAGTGCCGGCGTTTAGAGGCCGGTGGGAACGGAGGCTGATCGGTGCTGGCATGCGGCGGCGCGGTCGTGAGCGGTGTCCGATGAGGAACCGTATGCAGGTCGCGCTTCAGATCATGCTGGCGCTGGTCGCCTGCTTGCTCGGGATCGCTACCAACTACGCGACCAATACCGACGAGGTCCCCTGGGCGCTGGCGGCGATTCAGCGGTTCGCTGTTCCGGCCATCGGAGTGTTGATTGTGGCACTTGTGGTCGGACAGGTTGTCGTCTACCGGCTGGAGAACCCCGCACCGCCTCGGGCCGAGTGGCCGCGTGAGCGGGTTCCGTACCCGGGCCTCGACGCCTTCGACGAGGACGAGGCACCCGTCTATTTCGGCAGGGAGGCACAGGCTGCCGAACTGACGCGCAGGCTGCACGCCACCGCGACCCACCCCGCTGACCGGTTCCTGTTGCTGGTCGGGGCGTCCGGAAGCGGAAAGTCCTCGCTGGTCAGGGCAGGGGTGATGCCTCGGCTTCGGGAGCGCCGCTGGACCGTCGTGCCGGCCTTCGCTCCTGGGCCCAGCCCGCTGGGCGCCCTCGCGGGTGCGTTGGCAGCCGTCGTCGACGGGCCGGAACCGGCGAGTGCCGTACTGCGCAGGCTGCGTCAAGGGCCGGACGCGCTGCGAGCCGAGCTGTCGCGGCTGCGTGGCGGCCGGTTCCGGCGAGTCCTCCTCGTGGTCGACCAGTTCGAAGAGGTCGTCACCCTGGCGGGGGAGCGTGAACGCGTCCAGTTTCTCGAAGCGTTGCGGACCTGTCTGGAACAGGATCCGGCGGTGCGCGTGCTGGCCACCCTCCGGGTGGATCTGCTCGGCAGGCTTCTCGGCACCGGACAGGCGGAGCTCTTCCAACACCCCGTCGCCATCGGCGCATTGGGCAGAGCGCAGCTCGCCGAAGTCGTTGAGCGACCGGGCGCCCTCGTCGGGCTCGGCTTCGAGGCCGGAGTGGTCGACTCCATCGTGAGCGAGACCGGGACGGACGACGCATTACCGCTGCTCGCCTATCTCCTCCAAGAGCTGTACTTCGCCTCCGGCCCTGGCGGGACGGTGACCGAGGAGCTTTACCGGCGGCTCGGCGGAGTGCCGGGCGCGCTGGCCCGCCAGGCTGACAACACCGTGACCGGGCTCGGTGCAGGGGTGGGCATCGACGCCGTCCTCCGTGTTCTGCTCCGGTTCGTCACTATTGAAGGGCAGGACGTGGCTCGCCGCCATGTACCGCTGTCCGAACTCGACGGACAGGACCGTCACGTCGTCGATGCCTTCGTCGAGGCACGGTTGCTGCGCACCGACGTCACGGATGGCGGCTCCACAACCACCAGTGAGCCCTACGCACAGGTGACGCACGAGGCGCTGTTCCGCCAATGGGCCCCGTTGCGGCAGGAGGTCGAGGCGCGTGCCGAACGACTTCGCGAGCGCGCCGAACTGGAACGGTGGGCGGCCGATTGGGAGCGGGCCGGACGCAGCGACGACTACCTGCTCACCGGGGAACGCCTCAGCGCCGCCCGGCGCTGGCTGGAAGCGCTGGAGGAATCCGGGCAGGCGTCCCCACCCGCCCGCGCACTCGTCGAGTCCTCGCAGCGCCGCGACCTGAGCTTCCTCAGCAGGGTCTCCGACAGCATCGGGCGACAGGTCCTCCTGAGCGCGGAAGCCGAACCGGAGCGTTCACTGCTGCTGTCGCTCGCCGCGCTCGGTGAGTGCACACCCACGCCCTCGGCCAGACGTGGGCTGATGGCGGCGCTGGCGGCAAGTCACCTCCGTGCCCGGCTCGACGGACACACTGACACAGTCCGGCACATCGCCTGGTCCCCCGACGGGCGCATGCTGGCTACGGCGTCCAGGGACGGCACAGCTCGCGTCCACGACGCACCGTCCGGACGCACCCGGCTGGCGCTGCCGTGCGACGGCGTCATGGTCGAGTCCGTTGCCTGGTCGCCGGACTCGACGAGGGTGACAACCGTCGGCCGGGACCGTGTCGTACGCATCTGGGATGCGGCCTCGGGAGAGCCGATCCGGCTGCTCACCGGAGGTGGGGACCTCAACAGACAGGTGGCCTGGTCGCCGGATGGCCGGCACGTTGCGGCGAGCTCCAGGGACCGGATCGTCCGGGTATGGGAGGCCGATAGCGGTCGGGTCGTGCACGAACTGCACGGGCATAGCGAGGACGTGTGGGGTGTGGCCTGGGCGCCAGATGGCGACCGCCTCGCCTCCGCCTCTCATGATCAGACCGCGATCGTGTGGGACCTGACGACCGGGGCGGCAGCCACCACACTCAACGGGCACTCGGACTTCGTCGAGGGCATCACCTGGTCACCCGACGGACGGCACATCGCCACCGGCTCCGGGGACCACACCGCCCGTATCTGGAATGCCAGGACCGGCGACCTGCGCCTGTTGCTGCGAGGACACACCGACTACGTGTGGAACCTGGCCTTCTCGCCAGACGGGCGGATGCTGGCCAGCGCCTCCTCGGACCGCACCGTGCGCATCGTCGACACTGAGGACGCCAAGGTCCTGGCCGTACTGCGAGGCCACACGGACACAGTGTGGGGCGTCACCTGGTCGCCCTGCGGGACCATGCTCGCCACCAGTTCCACCGACGGCACTGGCATGCTGTGGGACCTGCGCCCGCGTGGCGCCGAGGTCGTACTGGCCGACGGACACCGAGGCCCGGTGAACCAAGCCGCGTGGTCCAGCAATGGCGACCGTTTCGCCACGGCCTCGGACGACGGCACCGTGCGGGTGTGGGACGCGGGCACCGGTGCTCCGGCCGGACCGGTGATCGATTGGGAGGACCGAGTTTGGTCTGTCGCCTGGGCTCCCCAGGGGGAACGACTCGCGTTCAGTACGAACGACGGACTGTTTCGGATCGTCGACGGGCGCGGCAGCACACTGTTCGAGCGAAACGGCGAGGTCATCGAGGGGTGCGCATGGTCTCCGAACGGCGGCCGGATCGCCACCGGTGGTCACGACGGCGCCGTGCGCGTCCTGTCCGCCCCGGACGGGACTGAGCTGCTGAAACTTACGGAACATCAGGACTGGGTGGGGCGCGTGGCCTGGTCGCCGAGCGGTCGGCTGCTCGCCAGCTGTTCCGATGACCGTACGTGTCGACTGTGGGACATCGGGGAGGGGCGGCAGTTCACAGTGCTGCGCGGTCACGAGAACTACGTGGAGGACGCGGCCTGGTCTCCGGACGAGACGAGGATCGTTACCGCTTCCGGCGACTGGACCGCCGCTGTGTGGGATACCGCCACCGGGCGACGTATCGAGGTGCTCAGGGGGCACGAGGGGCGGCTTCGCGCCGTCGCCTGGTCACCCGACGGCCTGCATATCGCCACAGGCGCCGACGACCGCACTGTACGGGTCTGGTCCGCCGCAACCCTTGAAGAGGTCGCCGTCGTCGGTGTGCACCAAGACAAGGTGCTCTCCGTGGCCTGGTCCCCGGACGGCACGCGGCTGCTCACGGGATCGGCCGACGGGACGGCGCGGGTGTGGAGAGCGGAGCCCGACTATGACCGGCTGGAGGCCACTGCCCGGGGGAGGGTCTTCCGTACCCTCACCCACGAGGAACGGCGGCAGCATCTGCTGCCGCTCGACCCCGTGTGACCTAGTGATCAGTAGGCCGGTTCGACCGTGCTCTCTTCGGTGCGGACAAGGTAGTCGTCCGGGTTCAGGCCCATCGCTTCGCGCTTGGGTGACGACCAGTACAGGGCGTTGCGCTCGGCGAAGGTCTCCGGGCCCTCGTAGGAGATCAGCCAGACGAACTGATTGCGCTCGCGGTCCACCCAGGCTCCTCCGATCGTGAATCCCAACTCCAGTCGCAGCGGGACGATTTCTCCCCGCCACCGCTGTACCCACTCGTCGAGCAGGCCGTCCCGGACCGTGTACGTACGCAGTTGTGTGGTCTTCGGCATGGCAGACATCCTCTCCGAGCGGCGAAAGCCGGTGTGCCGCCGGAACCCGAAAACTCGTGCTTCGGCGAAAGGGACGCTCTCTTTCCCAAGAACCACGGCGGCGAAATGACCTCACCAAACCCCACCCCTCCCGCCCGCGGCAGCTGCTCACCCGCGCGAGTGAACATCGGCAACTCGACTGGATTCCCAGCCCCTTGCTGGCCCTACGCTCGGCGCAACACAACCGCAGACATGAGACGGCCCCCGCCGGGACGGGCAATCCCAGTGCGAGGGCCTGACCACCGAGGAAGGTAGAGCTTCCCGATGGGTACCCAGAACCCTAGCGTGCCCCCGCACGCCCAGGCCCGCGTTGCGGGCAACAAGCACCCGAACCGGCGGCCCGGCGCGGCCCACCGCACCGGCGGGCTCCAGCACGACAACGCACGCCACACCACCCGCTTCACGGTGATCGGCAATCACCTGGCCCAGCACAAAGAGTTCTCGCTCCTCGCCATCGGGCTCGGCACGCACCTCCAGTCGCTGCCGAAGGGCGCTCCGGCCGACATCAAGACACTCGCCGCCCGGTTCCCCGAGGGAGCCACCCGGATCGCCGCCGCCCTCCGCGAACTGGAGGCCCACGGCTACCTGCGCCGCGAACGCGTCCGTACCTCCACCGGCCGCATCGTGACCCGCACGATCTCCTGCAATCAGCCGACGGCGGCCCGCCACCGCCCGGAGACCCACGACCACCCGGAAGCCCGAGCCGCTGCGAAACCGCAGCAGCGGGAGGCGTGCGAGGAAAGCAGGGCGCACCCCAGGCGGGCGGCGCGCGGGGAACGAGCGCCCCGCAAGCCGCTCCCGGACGTACCGCGCCCCGCGTACCCCGCCCCCGCGCTCCTCGAGGCCGCCACCGACCTCCTCGCGGACCTCCGCCGCCACGACCCCCGCTTGCTCCTCTCCGCCTGCGACACGGCCCACCTAGCCCCCGGCGTCGCCGCCTGGCTGGAGCGGGACGTCGCCCCCGCAGCCGTACGCCGCGCCCTGAGCGCCGACCTGCCGCCCGAGGGCGTACGCCGCCCCGCCGCCCTCCTGGCCCACCGCCTTGCCGCCCAGCTCCCGCCCCCGGCCCCGTTCCGGGCGCCGGCCGTCGCGCCGCCGCCACCGGCACGACACCCGATGCAGAACTGCGACGGCTGCGACCGCGGATTCCGCGCTCCCCGCCCCGGCCGCTGCCGCGACTGCCGCTCCGACCTCCAGGAGGCCGCCTAGCATGAACGTGACGATCCTTGCCCCTGGGCACAGACGACGAGGAGCGAGCGCCATGACCATCGCACCCGGCAACGCGCGGCGGGACGGCTCCCATCTGTACCGGGCCATGAGGGATGTCGTGCAGTCGATGGACGACACCCTTCCCGGGAAGTTCGAAGTCACCAAGGAAGGGATCGTGCACGACATGATGTCGCCGGGAGGCCCGCACGAGGTCACGGCCGCGCAGGTCAGCCGTCGTCTGGAGAAGGTCATGCCGGACGAGTTGCTGGCCCACAACGGCACGCCCGACGTGGAAGACGTGCCCGAGGGCATCATGCGGCACCCGGACGTGATGGTGATCGCCTGGGCCGACCTTGACGTCGAAGGCTCCGTCGACCCCCGTACGGTCGTCGCCGCCATCGAGATCGTCTCGCGGTCCAACCCGGAGAACGACTGGGTGGGCAAGATGCGCGACTACCCGCTGATCGGCATCCCGATCTACGTGATCTTCGATCCCCGTACCGGCAGCGGTGCCGTCTTCACCGACATCCACTCCACGCCGGAGGGCCCCCGCTACGCGGTGCGCAAGAACTTCGTCTACGGCGAGGACGTCACCATCGGTGAGTGGACCATCTCCACGAGTGGCCTGCCGCGCTACCAGGACGACGGCGCGGATGAGGACGAGGCGCGAGGGGCGTGATCCGGAAACGGAGGGGGCAGTTTCGGCCACCTTCGCCCGTGCCGCACGTCCTGTCTTGACCCGCCCCCCGGCGACTCCGCGATCGTGCTGGTGAAGATCGTGGCGAAGAGTGATCGTGGGGTTGCGCATGGCTGTTTCCAGACCGCAGACGCGTCAGTTCGAGGCGTTCATGACGAACCTGTCGTACGCCCGGCGCATGGTCGAGGCAGGCCGGATGCTCACGCCCTTCCGGTCGCCCACGATCGACATCGACGACTTCTACCGGGCGGCCTGGGTACAGGCCGTCGCCGCCATCGACCACTGGCTGCACGAGGAGGTGCTGCGCCGGGTGGCCGAACTGACGGCCAAGGACAGCCCCGAGATGCCGCCCCAGCTGCGGAGGTACGAACTGCCGCTGCACCGGGTCGAGGCGGTGCGGCGAGGTGACGTCACGCTCTCCGAGGCCGTCGTGGAGCACCTGCGGGAGAAACTCGCCGTACAGGCGCTCCAGCACCCCGGAAAGATCTCCGAGGTGCTCCGGCTCGTGACGGAGAGGAAAGTCTGGTTCGAGGCCGCGGGATGCATCAACCAGCATTTCTTCCAGGGGCGGACAACGTTCAACGAGAAGAAGCTCCGCAGCCGGTACCTGGAGATCACTCAGCGCCGCAATAAGATCGCGCACGACGCCGACCTGATCGACGGCGATCTCAAGCGGCGTCGTCCGATCGACGAGGCCGAGGTGACGGACGCCATCGACTGGATCGAGCGGATCGCCCTGGCCATCGCCCATGTGCTCGACGAGAAGGGGTGACGGGCGGGGGGCGACGAACAGCGGTCCGGTGCCTCATAGGGTGGTCCCATGACGGAACTGCCCGACCGGCGTCTGCTGCTGGTGCACGCGCACCCGGACGACGAGTCGATCAACAACGGCGCGACCATGGCCAGGTACGCGGCCGAGGGTGCCCACGTCACCCTGGTCACCTGCACCCTCGGTGAACGCGGCGAGGTCATCCCGCCCGAGCTCGCGCACCTGACCGGCCCCGCCCTGGGCCAGCACCGCCGCCGGGAGCTCGGCGCCGCCATGGCCGAGCTCGGCGTCCGGGACTTCCGCCTGCTCGGCGGCGCCGGACGCTACAGCGACTCCGGGATGATGGGCCTGCCCGACAACGACGACCCCGCCTGCTTCTGGCAGGCCGACGTCGACGAGGCCGCCGCACACCTCGTCGAGGTGATCCGTGAGGTACGCCCCCAGGTCCTCGTCACCTACGACGACAACGGCGGCTACGGCCACCCCGACCACATCCAGGCCCACCGCGTCGCCATGCGGGCCGTCGAACTGTCCGCCGAGGCCGGCCGGCCGATCCCGAAGGTCTACTGGAACCGGGCCCCCCGGTCCGTTGTGGAGCAGTCCTTCGCCCGGCTCCGGGAGGACCTGCCCGGCCTGCCCTTCACCAAGGCGGCCGACGTCGACGACGTGCCGGGCGTCGTGGCCGACGAGCAGATCACCACCGCGGTCGACGGCACCGCGCACGCCGCCGCCAAGGCCGCCGCGATGCGCGCCCACGCCACCCAGATCACCGTGTCCGGGCCGTACTTCGTGCTGTCCAACGAACTCGCCCAGCCGATCCTCACGACCGAGTACTACGAGCTGGTGCGCGGCGAGCGGGGCTCCGGCGAGCGGGAGACGGACCTGTTCGCCGGGATCGAGGAGGCCTCATGAGCGACCGGAGTCCGATGCTCGCCCAGCCGATGCGACCGCCCTCCGCCGGACGGGCCGCCGCCGTTGCCGGGTTCTTCCTGCTCGGAGCCGTGGTCGGCGCGGCCGGCGCGCTGGTGCAGCCCGGGTGGTTCCCGGGCGGGCTGCTGCTCGCCCTCGCCGGCGAGGCCGGGCTCGTCCTCGGTGCCGCGCGCGTCACCCGCGGGCGGGCCGGGGGTGTCGCGGCCGCCGCCGGCTGGATGCTCGCCGTGGTCCTGCTCACCGCCAGCCGCCCGGAGGGCGACTTCCTGTTCGCGGCGGGGGCCGGCTCCTATCTCTTCCTGCTCGGGGGCATCGGCGTGGCTGTGATCTGTGCCACCCTCGCCCCGAGGCGGCAACCGGACGGCGACCCCGTCCGACTTGGCAAGTGACGTACCACTTCGCCAGGACGCGCCCGTGGGGGTCCGGTGTGAGTTTCCCCAGCGGTCCTGAGATGCGGGTGAGAAGTGGCCAGTATGGTGGTGCGCGCCGCCGAGCTGCCCGCGTGAGGTTGTGTCGGGCGGCGGAGCCAACCGGGAGAACCTGCCTTGAGTCGTGAAACTGACACTCCGTCCTCCGGGCCCAACGGGCGCGGCGGAGCCGCCTACCCGTCGGGTACGCCGCCGTACGGGACCCCGACGGTCTCCGACGGCGGTACGGAAGCGGGCCGTTCGGCCACGCGGCCGGAGGAACGCAAGACCGAGACCACGCTGACGACCCGGATCCGGATCAACATCCCCGGGTCCCGGCCCATTCCGCCGGTGGTCGTGCGCAAGCCCGTCGCGGATGCGGAGGCCTCCGGCGACACCGGCGCCGACGCCGGCAACGACGCGACGGCTCCGGGCGCCGCCACGCCCAGAGGCACCGGCACGGTCGAGTCTCCTGCCGAGCCCGCCCGGTCCGGCGAGGACAAGCCGACCAGCGACTGGTTCGCGCCCCGCAAGTCGGGCTCGGGCAAGGCCGGTCAGGGGAGCGGCTCCACCAACGGGGCCGGTCTGCCGGGCGGTTCGGGTCCGGCGGCGGGTGGTCCCGGTGCGGCTGGTCCGAGTGCCGGTGGTACCGGTTCGGGCGGCCCCGCTGCGGGTGGCTCCGGTGCCGGGCGGCCCGGAGGCGTGGTCGGTTCCATGAGCAGGCCGGGCGGCTCCCGGTCCGGCGGCACGAACGGTGCGGGGCTCCCCGGCGGCGCGACCGGCGGCCCCGTCGCGCCCGGGCACGGCGGCGGCACGGGCTCCTTCGACGTCACCGAGGCACTGGCGGCGGGCCCGCTCGGCAACGGTTCACGTCCCGCCCCGGGCAGTGACGGTGGCGAAACGCGCCGCGACGACCTGCCGTACTTCTCGGAGAACGACCGCCTCGGCGGGAACGACCAGGGCGGCTACGGCGGCCAGGGCGCTCCCAACGGCTTCGGCGACGCGGGCGGGCCCGGCGGCCCCGGCACACAGGGCCCGGCCGGCCCGACCACCGGTCCGGTCACCGGGGACGGCCCGATGGTCCCCCCGGCGGGCGGCCCCGGCGGGCCGGGCAGCTTCAACGAGCAGGGCGGCCCCGGCGGGCCTGGTGCTTTCAATGAGCCCGGTGGTCCGGGTGGGCCGGGTTCCTTCGATGAGCCGGGTGGTCCTGGTGGCCGCGGTGCGTTCAACGAGCCGGGTGGCCCCGGTGGCCCCGGCGGCTTCAGCGAGCCCGGTCGCCCCGGCGCCTTCAATGAGCCGGGTATTCCTGGCGGCCCCGGTGGCTTCAGCGATCCTGGTCGCTCCGGTGGTCCTGGCAGCTTCAACGAGCCGGGTAGGTCCGGTGGCCCCGGTGCCTTCGACGAGCCCGGTCGCCCCGGCACGCCCGGTGGCCCCGGTACGCCCGGTGGCCCCGGCACGCCGGGTGGCCCCAGCGCCTTCAACGACCCCGGTCGGCCGGGCGACCCCGCCGCACCCGCCGGTCCCGGAGCCATAGGCGGCCCCGCCGGCACGGGCGGACCCGGCGGACCTGCCGGTACGGCCAACCCCGGGCGTCCTGGCGGCCCCGGCGGTACGGGCAACCCCGGAGGCCATGGCGGCCCCGGCGCCCCCTCGGGCCCCGGTGGCCCCGGCCCCCTCGGCGGCGCCCCCGGCGCTTCCGCTCCCACCAGCCACGGCGCCGCGGGCCACGGCCCCGGCGGCGGGATGAGCGACGACACCGCCATCCTCACCCCGCAGAAGCCGGCCCCCGAGCCGCCGGAGGGCCAGGGCTACGGCCCCCGCCACGACAACGTCTCCGGACACACCGTCACCAGCGGCATCCCCGTCGTACCGCCCGGCGCGGCCTCGCCGTACGGCCCGGGCGCTCCCGGCGACGGCCCGGTGCCCCACACGGCCCCGAAGCTGCCCGAGCCGGTCTCCCCGCCCCCGGCGAGCTCCTCGAAGGCGCCGAAGAAGAAGGGGCGCAACAAGCTCGTGCTGCTCGCCGCCGGCCTGGTGGTCATGGCCGGTGGCGTCTACGGCGCCGGACTGCTGATGAACCGCACCGACGTACCCAAGGGCACCACCGTGCTCGGCGTCGACATCGGCGGCACGACCCGCGACGGCGCGGTCAAGAAGCTCGACGAGGCCTTCGACGACCGCGTCGGCAAGGAGCTGAAGCTGTCGGTGGGCGGCAAGACCGTCGCCCTGGACCCGGACAACGCGGGCCTCCAGTTCGACATGGACGCCACGGCCGACGCGGCGGCGAAGAGCGACTACAACCCGGTCTCCGTGATCGGCTCGCTCTTCGGCAACCACCGCGTCGTCACGCCCGTCATGCCTGTCGACGAGGAGAAGCTGCACGCCTCCCTGGAGAGCGCGGCCGGCGGCGCCGGCTCGGTCACCGAGGGCACGATCAAGTTCGAGCCGGGTAAGGCCGTCCCCGTCTACGGCAAGCCCGGCAAGGGCATCGACGTCGCCAAGGCGACCGCGTCGATCGAGGAGGCGTACCGCACCCAGGTGGAGACCGGCTCGGCCACCTCGGTGGCCATCCCGACGACCACCCAGCAGCCGAAGATCTCCAACGCCGAGGTCGACCGGATGATGAACAAGTTCGCCAAGCCGGCGATGTCGGGCATTGTCACGGTCGAGGCGGGTGGGGTGGAGGTCAAGTTCAGCCCCCAGAACTCCCTGTGGAGGTTCCTCCGCGTCAAGGCCGTCGACAACAAGCTGGTCGAGTACTACGACAAGGCCGCGCTGAAGGAGCTGTACGGCGGCGCCTACGACGACGTGCTGATCACGCGGGGCAACGGCAAGAAGACTCCCGTGACGCCCGACGACGTCATCGGCGCCATGCGACCGGCCCTGCTCGGCAAGACGGCGGCGGACCGCGTCGGTGTGATCGACACCAACCCCAGTTAGCCGTGAGCAGGTTGAGGGGGCGCCCCGGGTTCATGGCCGGGGCGCCC
The genomic region above belongs to Streptomyces coeruleorubidus and contains:
- a CDS encoding WD40 repeat domain-containing protein, coding for MQVALQIMLALVACLLGIATNYATNTDEVPWALAAIQRFAVPAIGVLIVALVVGQVVVYRLENPAPPRAEWPRERVPYPGLDAFDEDEAPVYFGREAQAAELTRRLHATATHPADRFLLLVGASGSGKSSLVRAGVMPRLRERRWTVVPAFAPGPSPLGALAGALAAVVDGPEPASAVLRRLRQGPDALRAELSRLRGGRFRRVLLVVDQFEEVVTLAGERERVQFLEALRTCLEQDPAVRVLATLRVDLLGRLLGTGQAELFQHPVAIGALGRAQLAEVVERPGALVGLGFEAGVVDSIVSETGTDDALPLLAYLLQELYFASGPGGTVTEELYRRLGGVPGALARQADNTVTGLGAGVGIDAVLRVLLRFVTIEGQDVARRHVPLSELDGQDRHVVDAFVEARLLRTDVTDGGSTTTSEPYAQVTHEALFRQWAPLRQEVEARAERLRERAELERWAADWERAGRSDDYLLTGERLSAARRWLEALEESGQASPPARALVESSQRRDLSFLSRVSDSIGRQVLLSAEAEPERSLLLSLAALGECTPTPSARRGLMAALAASHLRARLDGHTDTVRHIAWSPDGRMLATASRDGTARVHDAPSGRTRLALPCDGVMVESVAWSPDSTRVTTVGRDRVVRIWDAASGEPIRLLTGGGDLNRQVAWSPDGRHVAASSRDRIVRVWEADSGRVVHELHGHSEDVWGVAWAPDGDRLASASHDQTAIVWDLTTGAAATTLNGHSDFVEGITWSPDGRHIATGSGDHTARIWNARTGDLRLLLRGHTDYVWNLAFSPDGRMLASASSDRTVRIVDTEDAKVLAVLRGHTDTVWGVTWSPCGTMLATSSTDGTGMLWDLRPRGAEVVLADGHRGPVNQAAWSSNGDRFATASDDGTVRVWDAGTGAPAGPVIDWEDRVWSVAWAPQGERLAFSTNDGLFRIVDGRGSTLFERNGEVIEGCAWSPNGGRIATGGHDGAVRVLSAPDGTELLKLTEHQDWVGRVAWSPSGRLLASCSDDRTCRLWDIGEGRQFTVLRGHENYVEDAAWSPDETRIVTASGDWTAAVWDTATGRRIEVLRGHEGRLRAVAWSPDGLHIATGADDRTVRVWSAATLEEVAVVGVHQDKVLSVAWSPDGTRLLTGSADGTARVWRAEPDYDRLEATARGRVFRTLTHEERRQHLLPLDPV
- a CDS encoding NIPSNAP family protein produces the protein MPKTTQLRTYTVRDGLLDEWVQRWRGEIVPLRLELGFTIGGAWVDRERNQFVWLISYEGPETFAERNALYWSSPKREAMGLNPDDYLVRTEESTVEPAY
- a CDS encoding helix-turn-helix domain-containing protein translates to MGTQNPSVPPHAQARVAGNKHPNRRPGAAHRTGGLQHDNARHTTRFTVIGNHLAQHKEFSLLAIGLGTHLQSLPKGAPADIKTLAARFPEGATRIAAALRELEAHGYLRRERVRTSTGRIVTRTISCNQPTAARHRPETHDHPEARAAAKPQQREACEESRAHPRRAARGERAPRKPLPDVPRPAYPAPALLEAATDLLADLRRHDPRLLLSACDTAHLAPGVAAWLERDVAPAAVRRALSADLPPEGVRRPAALLAHRLAAQLPPPAPFRAPAVAPPPPARHPMQNCDGCDRGFRAPRPGRCRDCRSDLQEAA
- a CDS encoding Uma2 family endonuclease; the protein is MTIAPGNARRDGSHLYRAMRDVVQSMDDTLPGKFEVTKEGIVHDMMSPGGPHEVTAAQVSRRLEKVMPDELLAHNGTPDVEDVPEGIMRHPDVMVIAWADLDVEGSVDPRTVVAAIEIVSRSNPENDWVGKMRDYPLIGIPIYVIFDPRTGSGAVFTDIHSTPEGPRYAVRKNFVYGEDVTIGEWTISTSGLPRYQDDGADEDEARGA
- the mshB gene encoding N-acetyl-1-D-myo-inositol-2-amino-2-deoxy-alpha-D-glucopyranoside deacetylase; amino-acid sequence: MTELPDRRLLLVHAHPDDESINNGATMARYAAEGAHVTLVTCTLGERGEVIPPELAHLTGPALGQHRRRELGAAMAELGVRDFRLLGGAGRYSDSGMMGLPDNDDPACFWQADVDEAAAHLVEVIREVRPQVLVTYDDNGGYGHPDHIQAHRVAMRAVELSAEAGRPIPKVYWNRAPRSVVEQSFARLREDLPGLPFTKAADVDDVPGVVADEQITTAVDGTAHAAAKAAAMRAHATQITVSGPYFVLSNELAQPILTTEYYELVRGERGSGERETDLFAGIEEAS
- a CDS encoding DUF6113 family protein, translating into MSDRSPMLAQPMRPPSAGRAAAVAGFFLLGAVVGAAGALVQPGWFPGGLLLALAGEAGLVLGAARVTRGRAGGVAAAAGWMLAVVLLTASRPEGDFLFAAGAGSYLFLLGGIGVAVICATLAPRRQPDGDPVRLGK